The following coding sequences lie in one Synechococcus sp. PCC 7336 genomic window:
- a CDS encoding bifunctional sterol desaturase/short chain dehydrogenase → MELDWLAICGWGAGSILWAEIVRDLYHALSHQWPWLYRHHVWHHRVFRRDLTFANAEIYQQAQWHNDFPECLVMLAMAIAFSGLAWWLDAAHYSATGLGIVYVLGFLVSCMARGSGSEWARQLTDITHMPGPFLAPPSAWIVNRPYHWRHHFDDDRAYYCSTFSLVDKLMGTALSLKGKTVAVTGASGTLGRSLLLHLHKAGAKPVALTSKPQAIAIELDGERVELKTLTWSVGREWELAEHLHKIDILVLNHGTNGHGDRTPEAIARAYEVNAFSSLRLLNLFLETVRTNEDIASKEVWVNTSEAEVLPAVSPLYELSKRTLGDLVTLRRLDAPCAIRKLVLGPFKSNLNPIGVMSGDRIARQIVALAKRDVRNIIVTINPLTYLLFPLKEGMNSLYFRWFSQPAEQLGAADMEVKASANSAGRNG, encoded by the coding sequence ATGGAACTAGATTGGCTGGCGATTTGCGGCTGGGGTGCGGGTTCGATTTTATGGGCCGAGATCGTGCGCGATCTCTACCATGCCCTCTCCCATCAATGGCCCTGGCTGTATCGCCACCACGTTTGGCATCACCGCGTCTTTCGTCGCGATCTCACCTTTGCCAATGCAGAGATTTATCAACAGGCCCAATGGCATAATGATTTTCCCGAATGCTTGGTGATGTTGGCAATGGCGATCGCCTTTAGCGGTCTAGCCTGGTGGCTGGATGCCGCCCATTACAGCGCGACTGGGTTGGGTATTGTTTACGTGCTCGGGTTTCTGGTTAGCTGCATGGCTCGCGGCAGCGGCAGCGAGTGGGCGCGGCAACTGACTGACATCACCCATATGCCCGGTCCGTTTCTGGCGCCGCCCTCTGCCTGGATCGTGAATCGTCCCTATCATTGGCGACATCACTTCGATGACGATCGCGCCTACTATTGCAGTACATTTTCGCTGGTTGACAAGCTCATGGGTACGGCATTGTCGTTGAAGGGCAAAACAGTTGCAGTGACGGGGGCTTCGGGCACGTTGGGGCGATCGCTGCTCCTGCACTTGCATAAAGCTGGAGCCAAGCCCGTTGCCCTCACCTCGAAGCCGCAAGCCATCGCAATCGAGCTGGATGGAGAAAGGGTCGAGCTCAAAACTTTGACCTGGAGCGTGGGTCGCGAATGGGAGTTGGCGGAGCACCTGCACAAAATCGATATTCTGGTGCTCAACCACGGCACGAACGGGCATGGCGATCGGACCCCCGAAGCGATCGCTCGAGCTTACGAAGTCAATGCCTTTTCCAGTCTGCGGCTGTTGAACTTATTTCTGGAGACCGTTCGCACCAACGAGGATATTGCCAGCAAAGAAGTATGGGTCAATACTTCAGAAGCTGAGGTGCTACCGGCAGTCAGCCCCCTTTACGAATTGTCCAAACGTACCTTGGGGGATTTGGTCACGCTGCGGCGACTGGATGCCCCCTGCGCAATTCGCAAGCTAGTGTTGGGACCATTTAAGAGCAATCTCAATCCGATTGGGGTGATGTCTGGCGATCGCATTGCCCGCCAAATTGTCGCCCTAGCCAAACGGGATGTCCGCAATATTATCGTGACAATTAATCCCCTCACCTATCTGCTGTTTCCTCTGAAGGAGGGGATGAACTCGCTATATTTCCGTTGGTTTAGCCAACCAGCCGAGCAGTTGGGGGCTGCCGACATGGAGGTCAAGGCTAGCGCCAATAGTGCTGGGAGAAACGGCTAG
- a CDS encoding phage tail protein, with translation MTQAIDRAQTPSTSSSIELTLTPMQVPVGLTAEQLQQQAQSPSTQLATGTYLEHHVGLLAHPGETSEMVLQAGSDGDTLLQFESVRVDGDFPPEWYRCAPVSEGANLPKRPPLLNISLYFAPPANYFEGPMAKGERCRLRYQVRVQLVAADPDSGQRQWAYAAFDLDVRPRSLYLDFLPSLFREVDFIGRFLAIAEQAFEPDVQALDAMWAHLDPLTAPAKFLPFLAYWVGWVDNQRWSEPQRRRLIRQAVEIYRWRGTQRGLRHYLHLYTGLPLEDLETLPPNRPPRIEIRESFARGLVLGQAHMGEDSLLGRGRPFHFAVILRPGPTDVVDEALVRTIIEQEKPAFCSYDLTIAPDRPPPSTA, from the coding sequence ATGACGCAAGCGATCGATCGCGCTCAGACCCCCTCCACCAGCAGTTCGATCGAACTGACGCTCACCCCCATGCAAGTGCCGGTGGGGTTAACCGCCGAGCAGTTGCAACAGCAGGCCCAATCCCCCAGCACTCAGCTCGCCACGGGAACTTACCTCGAACATCACGTCGGCTTGCTGGCCCATCCGGGGGAAACCAGCGAGATGGTGCTGCAGGCGGGCAGCGATGGGGACACCCTGCTGCAATTCGAATCCGTCCGGGTGGATGGAGACTTTCCCCCAGAGTGGTATCGGTGCGCTCCCGTTAGTGAGGGGGCCAATTTGCCCAAGCGACCGCCACTGTTGAATATTTCCCTCTATTTTGCGCCGCCCGCTAACTATTTTGAAGGGCCGATGGCAAAGGGAGAGCGCTGCCGCTTGCGCTATCAGGTGCGGGTGCAACTGGTGGCGGCAGACCCCGATAGCGGCCAGCGCCAATGGGCCTATGCAGCCTTCGATTTAGATGTTCGTCCCCGCAGCCTCTATCTCGATTTTTTGCCCAGTCTGTTTCGCGAAGTGGACTTTATCGGTCGTTTCTTGGCGATCGCCGAGCAGGCATTCGAGCCAGACGTGCAGGCACTGGACGCGATGTGGGCCCACCTCGATCCGCTCACGGCACCGGCTAAATTCCTGCCCTTTTTAGCCTATTGGGTGGGCTGGGTCGACAATCAGCGCTGGAGCGAGCCGCAGCGGCGCAGGCTCATTCGACAAGCGGTAGAGATTTATCGCTGGCGCGGGACGCAGCGGGGGTTGCGTCATTACCTCCACCTCTACACTGGCTTGCCGCTGGAGGATCTCGAGACGCTCCCCCCCAACCGTCCGCCCCGCATCGAGATCCGCGAAAGCTTTGCCCGAGGGCTGGTGCTCGGCCAAGCCCATATGGGCGAAGACAGCTTGTTGGGGCGGGGACGTCCCTTTCACTTTGCCGTTATCCTGCGCCCGGGACCCACCGATGTCGTGGACGAAGCCCTCGTACGGACCATCATCGAGCAAGAAAAACCGGCTTTCTGCAGCTACGATCTGACGATCGCCCCCGACCGACCTCCCCCCTCAACTGCTTGA
- a CDS encoding sensor histidine kinase, which yields MADSYSQRSLVPSIRILLPSVVFVLVSLTGLFSWFFTDRGGTTAIQEISASLIERISRNNAQVMESFLQDSETILRISQAAAIGGDVPLVASDFCAGRASCSEAEYVQRIRDFLYLSVKNSPSIRSMLFGNAASNPALSQSVRGNSNIANIQDDPTFSGDIFVKIEELDSGFIVKILASWTSGQLLTYPLDDSGNYIETLSGNPSIPINSTASTDFALAQRPWYVEGLEAITNCSDLLLCQEDIGEVYVFAGNEIGVTPRIPILSTEKDGQNNPSDNPIFGGILAIDLPADNVNDLLAGLAAGAPVSSLNPFFVTNDSGQFIASSLQESLETCSTDNPDPNCIPPRSLQYSDHQLIRDTYQFLNTKFAESGGFAGIDPEACLGTICKFSFAGSNSADDSNGIAGGQMIVVLSKLAMQPQDWFVIEVIPEREFLDRLIEGRRNTGLTVVGLVLVFVIGGALFGRIWITKPLQRLSRAADDIEHDRYKPESIGAMTKRSDELGELAETLQQMGASVDDRIVKYKQKIGELEKQLNERQEGSALFQYLNSLRARSRHVRAIAQQDIQGGEK from the coding sequence ATGGCCGATTCCTATTCCCAGCGATCGCTCGTGCCGTCCATTCGGATTTTGCTCCCCAGTGTCGTCTTTGTCTTGGTGAGCCTTACCGGCCTGTTCTCCTGGTTTTTCACCGATCGCGGCGGTACAACAGCGATTCAAGAGATTTCAGCATCATTAATCGAGCGAATTAGCCGCAACAACGCTCAAGTGATGGAATCTTTTCTGCAAGATTCGGAAACAATTTTGCGGATTAGTCAGGCGGCAGCGATCGGTGGAGATGTTCCGTTAGTGGCATCGGATTTTTGTGCTGGTCGAGCCAGTTGTTCGGAAGCGGAGTACGTGCAAAGAATTCGAGATTTTTTATATCTATCGGTGAAAAACTCGCCATCTATTCGCTCCATGCTCTTTGGCAATGCTGCCAGCAATCCCGCCTTAAGTCAGAGCGTTCGGGGTAATTCCAATATTGCGAACATTCAGGACGATCCGACATTCTCTGGAGATATTTTTGTCAAAATCGAAGAGCTGGATAGCGGATTCATCGTGAAGATTTTGGCTTCGTGGACATCTGGCCAATTACTCACGTATCCTCTGGATGACAGTGGTAACTACATCGAGACGCTGTCTGGAAACCCCTCGATTCCAATTAATTCTACGGCCTCCACCGACTTCGCACTGGCCCAGCGACCTTGGTACGTAGAAGGGCTAGAAGCAATTACCAATTGTAGTGACCTCCTCTTATGCCAAGAGGATATTGGAGAAGTATACGTATTCGCCGGTAACGAAATTGGAGTGACTCCTAGAATTCCGATTCTCAGTACAGAGAAGGACGGCCAGAACAATCCGAGTGACAACCCGATCTTTGGCGGTATTTTGGCGATCGACTTACCCGCCGATAACGTGAATGACTTACTAGCCGGTCTGGCTGCAGGGGCTCCAGTCAGCTCTCTCAACCCGTTTTTTGTCACGAACGATTCAGGGCAGTTTATTGCCAGTTCTCTGCAAGAATCCCTCGAAACCTGTTCGACTGATAATCCCGATCCGAACTGCATCCCTCCGAGATCCTTACAATATAGCGACCATCAACTCATCCGCGATACTTATCAGTTCTTAAATACAAAATTTGCCGAGTCTGGCGGATTTGCTGGTATCGATCCAGAGGCTTGCCTCGGGACGATCTGCAAATTTTCGTTTGCAGGATCGAATAGTGCAGACGATTCGAATGGCATTGCTGGAGGGCAGATGATTGTGGTTCTTTCCAAGTTGGCGATGCAACCTCAAGATTGGTTTGTGATTGAGGTAATTCCCGAGCGGGAGTTTCTGGATAGATTAATTGAGGGACGGCGGAATACTGGCTTGACGGTGGTTGGCTTGGTGCTCGTCTTTGTGATTGGCGGTGCCTTATTCGGTCGAATCTGGATTACTAAACCTCTACAGAGATTGAGTCGAGCAGCAGACGACATCGAACACGATCGCTACAAGCCCGAAAGTATTGGAGCCATGACCAAACGATCTGACGAGCTCGGCGAGCTGGCAGAAACGCTACAGCAAATGGGAGCATCGGTGGACGATCGGATTGTCAAATACAAGCAAAAGATCGGCGAGCTGGAAAAACAGTTGAACGAACGACAGGAGGGGTCGGCGCTATTTCAGTACTTGAATTCCCTGCGAGCCCGCTCGCGTCACGTGCGCGCGATCGCCCAGCAGGACATTCAGGGGGGCGAAAAGTGA
- a CDS encoding DUF433 domain-containing protein: MDEQRLLERISVNPEIFGGKPIVRGRRLAVEHVLGMLAAGDTPETLLENYPWLEPEDIQACLAYARRLVGHERVEPLLVSQ, translated from the coding sequence GTGGACGAGCAAAGATTACTAGAGCGCATCTCGGTCAATCCCGAGATCTTTGGCGGTAAGCCGATTGTGCGAGGGCGGCGGCTTGCTGTAGAACATGTTTTAGGAATGCTGGCAGCAGGCGATACACCTGAAACCTTACTAGAGAACTATCCCTGGCTCGAGCCTGAGGATATTCAAGCCTGCTTGGCTTACGCCCGTCGCTTAGTGGGTCACGAACGTGTAGAACCACTACTGGTCAGCCAATAG
- a CDS encoding DUF5615 family PIN-like protein has product MKVLLDSCIGKSVRKTLATAGYDVIWSGDWDEDPGDEEILAQAFEESRILVTLDKDFGELAIVKGSPHKGILRLVDLNSEQQSQVGLTVLSLYGDELSTGAIITANSTRVRIRPPD; this is encoded by the coding sequence GTGAAAGTGCTTCTCGATAGTTGCATCGGTAAAAGTGTTCGAAAAACACTTGCAACTGCTGGATATGACGTTATTTGGTCAGGCGACTGGGATGAAGATCCAGGGGATGAGGAGATCTTAGCCCAGGCATTTGAGGAGAGTCGCATTTTAGTCACGCTAGACAAGGATTTTGGAGAGTTGGCGATCGTCAAAGGCTCTCCTCACAAAGGCATACTGCGTCTGGTCGACCTCAACTCCGAACAGCAAAGCCAAGTCGGTCTTACAGTTCTTAGTCTGTACGGAGATGAACTATCTACAGGTGCCATTATCACTGCTAACTCGACGAGAGTAAGAATTAGGCCACCTGACTGA
- a CDS encoding NAD-dependent epimerase/dehydratase family protein: protein MKVLVIGGDGYCGWATALHLSNRGYEVGIIDNYVRRFWDLQLGSNTLPPIQQLERRLDCWKGISGNDIELFVGDITDYGFLSKAMHAFEPAAVVHFGEQRSAPFSMIDREHAVMTQTNNVVGTLNLLYAIKEDFPDCHLVKLGTMGEYGTPNIDIEEGYIKIEHNGRSDVLPYPKQPGSMYHLSKVHDSHNIHFACKIWGLRATDLNQGVVYGVLTEETGADERLVNRLDYDGVFGTALNRFCIQAAVGHPLTVYGKGGQTRAFLDIRDTVRCVELAIAKPADAGQFRVLNQFTEMFSVGDLALMVKKAGTALGLDVEIQNIENPRVEAEEHYFNAKNTKLLDLGLQPHLLSDSLLDSLLNYAVKYRDRVDKRQILPKVTWKR from the coding sequence ATGAAAGTCCTAGTTATTGGCGGTGACGGATATTGCGGTTGGGCTACCGCCCTCCACCTGTCAAATCGCGGCTATGAAGTTGGCATCATTGACAACTACGTGCGCCGTTTTTGGGATTTGCAGTTGGGATCCAACACCTTGCCTCCCATTCAGCAATTGGAACGACGACTCGATTGCTGGAAAGGAATCAGTGGCAACGATATCGAGCTTTTTGTCGGCGATATTACAGATTACGGCTTCCTGTCGAAAGCGATGCATGCCTTCGAACCGGCAGCAGTGGTCCACTTTGGCGAGCAGCGATCGGCCCCCTTCTCGATGATCGATCGCGAGCATGCAGTGATGACCCAGACGAATAATGTGGTCGGCACCCTCAATCTGCTGTATGCCATTAAAGAAGATTTCCCCGACTGCCACCTAGTCAAGCTGGGCACGATGGGGGAATACGGCACCCCCAATATCGATATTGAAGAGGGATACATCAAAATCGAGCACAACGGTCGCTCGGATGTGTTGCCCTATCCCAAGCAACCGGGCAGCATGTACCACCTGAGTAAGGTCCACGACAGCCACAACATTCACTTTGCCTGCAAAATTTGGGGCCTGCGCGCCACCGATCTCAATCAGGGGGTGGTCTACGGCGTTCTGACGGAGGAAACCGGTGCGGACGAGCGGTTGGTCAACCGACTCGACTACGATGGCGTGTTCGGTACTGCCCTGAATCGTTTCTGCATCCAGGCGGCGGTGGGTCACCCCCTCACGGTTTACGGCAAGGGCGGTCAAACGCGTGCGTTCTTGGATATTCGCGACACAGTGCGCTGTGTGGAGTTGGCGATCGCCAAACCCGCCGATGCCGGTCAGTTCCGGGTGCTCAACCAGTTCACGGAAATGTTCTCGGTGGGCGACTTGGCGCTGATGGTGAAGAAAGCCGGTACGGCGTTGGGTCTGGATGTGGAGATCCAGAACATCGAGAACCCCCGTGTTGAGGCTGAAGAGCATTATTTCAATGCTAAAAACACCAAGCTGCTCGACCTCGGCTTGCAACCTCACCTCTTGTCCGATTCGCTGTTAGATTCGCTGCTCAACTATGCGGTGAAGTATCGCGATCGCGTCGATAAGCGACAAATCCTGCCCAAGGTGACTTGGAAGCGGTAA
- a CDS encoding chlororespiratory reduction protein 7 yields MPEQLFEENHYVLLMPGCPEEFVSAAELEVFLERLLQEYPDAADADIQQYDTPAKRAQRLIQTTCELPIAPGQMVEWYAVRLNKR; encoded by the coding sequence GTGCCCGAACAACTATTTGAAGAAAACCACTACGTTTTGCTGATGCCGGGGTGCCCGGAGGAATTCGTCTCTGCTGCCGAACTGGAGGTGTTTTTGGAACGGCTACTGCAGGAATATCCCGACGCAGCGGATGCCGACATTCAGCAATACGACACGCCCGCCAAACGAGCACAGCGGCTGATTCAAACCACCTGCGAACTGCCCATTGCCCCCGGTCAAATGGTCGAATGGTATGCTGTGCGCCTCAACAAGCGCTAG
- a CDS encoding amino acid ABC transporter ATP-binding protein, translating to MNVPQAATERENANAPRSAIIECEDVHKWYGEFHVLKGITTQIQKGEVVVVCGPSGSGKSTFIRTLNRLEEHQKGSIRVDGIELSSDLRNIDAIRREVGMVFQSFNLFPHLTVLQNVTLGPVWVKKQKRRLVKEKALELLDRVGIAEQADKFPGQLSGGQQQRVAIARALAMNPTVMLFDEPTSALDPEMIAEVLDVMRELAGSGMTMVCVTHEMGFAREVADRIIFFDRGQIVEENIPQAFFTNPQEERTKLFLSQILSH from the coding sequence ATGAATGTTCCCCAGGCTGCGACTGAGCGAGAGAACGCAAATGCGCCCAGATCCGCCATTATCGAATGCGAAGACGTTCACAAGTGGTATGGGGAATTCCACGTTCTCAAAGGAATCACCACCCAGATTCAAAAGGGCGAAGTGGTGGTGGTGTGCGGCCCCTCAGGCTCGGGCAAGTCCACCTTTATTCGCACCCTCAATCGACTCGAAGAACACCAAAAGGGCTCTATTCGGGTGGACGGCATCGAGCTCAGCAGCGATTTGCGCAATATCGACGCCATCCGCCGCGAGGTGGGTATGGTGTTTCAGTCTTTCAATCTCTTCCCCCACCTGACGGTGTTGCAAAACGTGACCCTAGGGCCGGTGTGGGTGAAAAAGCAAAAGCGGAGACTGGTGAAAGAGAAAGCCCTGGAGTTACTCGATCGGGTGGGGATTGCCGAGCAGGCGGATAAATTTCCGGGACAGCTCTCTGGGGGACAACAGCAGCGGGTGGCGATCGCCCGCGCCCTGGCCATGAACCCCACGGTAATGCTGTTTGACGAGCCCACCTCCGCCCTCGACCCCGAAATGATCGCGGAAGTGTTGGACGTGATGCGGGAATTAGCCGGATCGGGCATGACGATGGTGTGCGTCACCCACGAAATGGGCTTTGCCCGCGAGGTAGCCGATCGGATTATCTTTTTCGATCGCGGTCAAATCGTCGAGGAAAACATTCCCCAAGCATTTTTCACCAATCCGCAAGAAGAGCGCACCAAGCTATTCCTCTCTCAAATTCTGTCCCACTAG
- the fabG gene encoding 3-oxoacyl-ACP reductase FabG, with translation MQGKHVLVTGGTGGLGLGVTPEVLRRGAYVTLPYRSRANAERLKSLVSPSELVRLQWVEADLLDEGRVAELVQGMERVDGLIHLMGGFSMGPTPSYSLEQWRQDLDLNLTATFLVCKHVLARMLEQNYGRIVTIASRGAVQPAGQLAAYAASKAGVVAFTKAIAAETKGTNVTANVVLPSVIDTPANRKAMGTENAGEWVKPESLAHTICELASEAAGDIRGAALPIYGNL, from the coding sequence ATGCAGGGCAAGCACGTACTGGTGACTGGCGGAACGGGGGGATTGGGACTGGGGGTGACTCCCGAAGTGCTCAGGCGCGGAGCTTACGTGACGCTGCCCTACCGCTCGCGAGCCAACGCAGAACGACTCAAGAGTCTCGTATCCCCCAGCGAGCTCGTGCGCCTGCAATGGGTAGAGGCAGACTTACTCGACGAGGGCCGCGTGGCCGAACTCGTGCAGGGGATGGAGCGAGTGGATGGGTTGATTCACTTGATGGGCGGGTTTTCGATGGGGCCAACCCCCAGCTATTCACTAGAACAGTGGCGTCAGGATTTGGATCTGAATCTGACCGCAACGTTTTTGGTTTGCAAACATGTTTTGGCTCGCATGTTGGAGCAAAACTACGGGCGTATTGTCACGATCGCCTCCCGAGGAGCCGTGCAGCCTGCCGGTCAGCTCGCGGCCTATGCTGCCTCGAAAGCAGGGGTGGTGGCGTTCACAAAGGCGATCGCCGCTGAAACCAAAGGCACCAATGTCACGGCCAATGTCGTTCTGCCCAGTGTGATTGACACACCTGCCAACCGCAAGGCGATGGGGACGGAGAATGCTGGCGAGTGGGTCAAACCCGAATCCCTCGCCCACACAATCTGCGAGCTCGCGTCGGAAGCTGCGGGGGATATTCGGGGTGCTGCCTTGCCGATCTACGGCAACCTATAG
- a CDS encoding multicopper oxidase family protein: protein MVFAGGGIGKLGEGIVKIKRRKAIEWGLLGGTLWLSGARSVGANGDLCQGDVKCVECEPRKLPPSNTPHIIPYSPQVKQFERPLPILQELKPYDSIEGDPRKGDTPTDYFKIEMRKVSVQILDEAWPATELWSYNGTVPGPVIRQTGGLQKEDTLRQSVVTFLNDLGNDRGGAPICTSVHLHGMASLPQYDGYAEDLIKPGYCKQYIYPNDRAATIWYHDHAIDKTSRNVAMGLAGFYIVEDQLERDLNLPKGKYDVPLMLQEVSLDRNGQVDFDDRRKRGYYGDIQLVNGAPWPVMQVERRKYRFRILNATASRLYQLFISQTLEGWSNDVMYVIASDGGLLETPVPIAGPTGPANTLRLGMAERYEVVIDFAKFAEGTQIYLRNEPWSVSRDPSNRSHALMRFDVVGPPVRDDSQLPDELRPINRFDRDPTIRLDQLPIKRWKFSLTGSEWTINHKKWDRNRIDARVKAGDYAIWELINPGGGWNHPVHIHLTDMQILDRNGKPPLPYEMGWKDVFNVEEFETVRLIARFGVPRGLDEDTEGELEKDGELIQGIYMIHCHNLVHEDHAMMTQFEVYEEGVKPCPPCGSPAVPIAECPL from the coding sequence GTGGTGTTTGCAGGTGGTGGGATCGGCAAATTGGGAGAGGGAATTGTGAAAATCAAACGGCGCAAAGCGATCGAGTGGGGTTTGCTCGGTGGAACGTTGTGGTTGAGTGGAGCGCGATCGGTGGGGGCTAATGGCGATCTGTGCCAAGGGGATGTGAAATGTGTTGAGTGCGAGCCTAGAAAGTTGCCCCCTAGCAATACTCCCCACATCATCCCCTACAGCCCGCAGGTGAAGCAGTTCGAACGACCGTTGCCGATCTTGCAAGAGCTAAAGCCCTACGACAGCATCGAAGGCGATCCCAGAAAAGGAGATACTCCCACCGACTATTTCAAAATTGAAATGCGCAAGGTGTCGGTGCAAATTTTAGATGAAGCTTGGCCCGCGACAGAACTATGGAGCTATAACGGCACGGTACCGGGGCCTGTGATTCGCCAAACGGGTGGATTGCAGAAAGAAGATACCCTGCGACAATCGGTTGTGACGTTTCTGAACGACCTGGGCAACGATCGCGGGGGTGCTCCCATTTGTACCTCCGTACACCTGCACGGCATGGCTTCGCTACCGCAGTACGACGGCTATGCCGAAGATTTGATTAAACCGGGCTACTGCAAGCAATATATTTACCCGAACGATCGCGCTGCCACCATTTGGTATCACGACCACGCGATCGACAAAACCTCTCGCAATGTCGCGATGGGATTGGCGGGCTTTTACATTGTGGAGGACCAACTGGAGCGCGATTTGAATTTGCCGAAAGGCAAATACGACGTGCCCTTAATGCTGCAAGAGGTGAGCTTGGATCGAAACGGACAAGTTGACTTCGACGATCGCCGCAAGCGGGGCTATTACGGCGATATTCAGTTGGTGAATGGAGCTCCTTGGCCGGTGATGCAGGTAGAGCGACGCAAATACCGCTTTCGCATTCTGAATGCCACAGCCTCCCGCCTCTACCAGCTTTTTATCAGCCAGACACTGGAGGGTTGGAGCAATGATGTCATGTATGTCATTGCCAGCGATGGCGGCTTGTTAGAGACTCCCGTGCCGATTGCAGGGCCGACTGGACCGGCCAACACCCTGCGTTTGGGCATGGCAGAGCGGTATGAGGTGGTGATTGATTTTGCCAAATTCGCTGAAGGTACTCAAATTTATCTGCGCAATGAGCCTTGGTCGGTTTCCCGAGATCCCAGCAATCGCAGCCACGCCCTGATGCGGTTTGATGTGGTCGGTCCCCCCGTTCGGGATGATTCCCAGTTGCCGGATGAGTTGCGACCCATCAACCGGTTCGATCGCGATCCAACCATCCGCCTCGACCAACTGCCCATCAAGCGATGGAAATTTAGCTTAACCGGCTCGGAATGGACCATTAATCACAAAAAGTGGGACCGCAATCGGATTGACGCGCGAGTCAAGGCAGGCGATTACGCCATTTGGGAATTAATTAACCCCGGCGGGGGTTGGAATCACCCGGTTCACATACACCTGACAGATATGCAAATTCTCGATCGCAACGGCAAACCTCCTTTGCCCTACGAGATGGGTTGGAAAGATGTTTTTAATGTTGAAGAGTTTGAAACAGTTCGACTGATAGCTCGATTTGGCGTACCGCGAGGTCTGGATGAGGATACAGAGGGAGAACTGGAAAAAGATGGCGAATTAATTCAGGGGATTTATATGATTCACTGTCACAATCTCGTTCACGAAGACCACGCGATGATGACTCAATTTGAAGTTTATGAAGAAGGGGTAAAACCCTGTCCCCCTTGTGGTTCTCCGGCAGTTCCGATTGCAGAATGTCCGCTCTAA
- a CDS encoding amino acid ABC transporter substrate-binding protein: MRVKTIATFAGAMVLSLATAFGTSAAQASVLDEVRARGSIRCGVNGQLPGFSTVDSEGNHLGFDVDLCRAVSAAVFGTPDNVEYIILTSANRQSALQSGEIDILSRNTTYTLTRDSEWGATYGPTTYYDGQGFMVPKSLGVTQIEELDGATICVIAGTTTELNLADTFRARGLDFTPVVVDTDDASFTTYDEGRCDANTTDQSSLISRRTTLRNPDAHVILGEIISKEPLGPLVPQGDEQWSDIMDWSVNALFYAEEVGITSENIDRFIATSNDPNIQRFLGLDGNLGEVLGLDADFAVNIIKSVGNYAEMFDRHLTPLGVTDRGLNASYVDGGLLYSPPFR; this comes from the coding sequence ATGCGGGTTAAAACAATTGCTACGTTTGCAGGGGCAATGGTGCTGTCTTTGGCAACTGCTTTCGGGACGAGTGCCGCGCAGGCTAGCGTGCTCGACGAGGTGCGCGCGCGGGGTTCGATCCGCTGTGGCGTGAACGGTCAACTGCCGGGGTTCAGTACGGTTGACTCCGAAGGCAACCATTTAGGGTTCGATGTCGATTTGTGCCGCGCTGTCTCTGCAGCGGTGTTTGGAACCCCCGATAACGTCGAGTATATTATCTTGACCTCAGCCAATCGCCAATCGGCTCTTCAGTCTGGCGAAATTGACATCCTCAGTCGCAACACCACCTACACCCTCACCCGCGACAGCGAATGGGGGGCCACCTACGGTCCGACCACCTACTACGACGGTCAAGGATTTATGGTGCCCAAGTCTTTAGGGGTGACCCAAATTGAAGAGTTGGATGGAGCTACCATTTGCGTCATTGCGGGCACCACCACCGAGTTGAATCTGGCCGATACCTTTCGCGCCCGAGGTTTAGACTTTACGCCCGTGGTGGTGGATACTGACGACGCCAGCTTTACCACCTACGATGAAGGCCGTTGCGATGCCAATACCACCGACCAAAGCTCGCTGATCTCCCGTCGCACGACTCTGAGAAACCCCGACGCTCATGTCATTTTGGGGGAGATTATTTCGAAGGAACCTCTGGGTCCGTTGGTGCCTCAGGGGGACGAGCAATGGTCCGACATTATGGACTGGTCGGTGAATGCACTGTTTTATGCGGAAGAAGTGGGCATTACTTCCGAGAATATCGATCGCTTTATTGCCACCAGTAACGATCCCAATATCCAGCGGTTTTTAGGGCTGGATGGAAATCTGGGTGAAGTGCTGGGTTTGGATGCTGACTTTGCAGTGAATATCATCAAGAGCGTGGGTAACTATGCCGAGATGTTCGATCGCCATCTCACCCCCTTAGGTGTTACCGATCGCGGTCTGAATGCGTCTTATGTGGATGGCGGGTTGCTCTATTCGCCTCCTTTCCGTTAG